The Narcine bancroftii isolate sNarBan1 chromosome 11, sNarBan1.hap1, whole genome shotgun sequence genome has a window encoding:
- the LOC138745606 gene encoding interleukin-22-like isoform X2 yields MAFRRHSCPTVALLVLGCFAVLANSAPRSKSERLKVGCHVEGQRLRHMRHKVHVLSKDAAKHDEDTHTRLVGKDLFRGLEESGPCYVLREVTDFYLATVLKPDQWLAQFSHLKEVKEFLAVLTKKHMADCDTEEKANANKNIEQLKQKVGKLGEASKAKVVGELFILLQEIGSRCSTPRRKPGQGRESGNR; encoded by the exons TGTTGGTACTTGGCTGCTTCGCAGTCCTGGCGAACTCTGCCCCAAGGTCGAAGTCAGAGAGACTGAAGGTGGGTTGTCACGTGGAAGGACAACGACTGCGACATATGCGACACAAGGTCCATGTCCTGTCTAAAGAT GCTGCGAAGCACGACGAGGACACGCACACGAGACTGGTGGGAAAGGATCTCTTTCGAGGACTCGAG GAATCCGGTCCTTGCTACGTCCTCCGAGAGGTGACTGACTTCTATCTTGCAACCGTTCTGAAACCCGACCAATGGCTCGCCCAGTTTTCACATCTGAAAGAGGTCAAGGAATTTCTCGCCGTTCTCACGAAAAAGCACATGGCCGATTGC GATACAGAAGAGAAAGCGAACGCCAACAAGAACATTGAACAACTGAAGCAGAAAGTGGGCAAG CTGGGCGAGGCGAGTAAGGCCAAGGTGGTGGGGGAGCTGTTCATCCTCCTTCAGGAGATTGGGAGCCGCTGCTCAACACCCAGAAGAAAACCAGGGCAAGGAAGGGAAAGCGGCAATCGATGA
- the LOC138745606 gene encoding interleukin-22-like isoform X1 — protein sequence MAFRRHSCPTVALLVLGCFAVLANSAPRSKSERLKVGCHVEGQRLRHMRHKVHVLSKDAAKHDEDTHTRLVGKDLFRGLEESGPCYVLREVTDFYLATVLKPDQWLAQFSHLKEVKEFLAVLTKKHMADCDTEEKANANKNIEQLKQKVGKVLDRNMMAIGHIQMKGIKMNLDICPRHQSPNLEKNRSQKKNRSESS from the exons TGTTGGTACTTGGCTGCTTCGCAGTCCTGGCGAACTCTGCCCCAAGGTCGAAGTCAGAGAGACTGAAGGTGGGTTGTCACGTGGAAGGACAACGACTGCGACATATGCGACACAAGGTCCATGTCCTGTCTAAAGAT GCTGCGAAGCACGACGAGGACACGCACACGAGACTGGTGGGAAAGGATCTCTTTCGAGGACTCGAG GAATCCGGTCCTTGCTACGTCCTCCGAGAGGTGACTGACTTCTATCTTGCAACCGTTCTGAAACCCGACCAATGGCTCGCCCAGTTTTCACATCTGAAAGAGGTCAAGGAATTTCTCGCCGTTCTCACGAAAAAGCACATGGCCGATTGC GATACAGAAGAGAAAGCGAACGCCAACAAGAACATTGAACAACTGAAGCAGAAAGTGGGCAAGGTACTTGACAGAAACATGATGGCCATTGGACACATTCAGATGAAAGGGATAAAAATGAATCTCGACATTTGTCCGCGGCATCAAAGCCCCAATTTAGAAAAGAACAGGAGTCAGAAAAAGAATAGATCTGAGTCGAGTTGA